The nucleotide window CAGAGCTTTCGGTGTGTATAATTTGAGTCGCGCCAGTCTCATCCGCGATCTGAAGAATCTCTTCCATTAGCCGGTACCCCCCATTCAAGATCAGGTCAAGGTTTGCAGCGTTGCTAGCCTTGGTCGTGAGAAACAATACATCGAACGGGGAGGAGAACTTGCCTTTCTCGGCCGGCGATTTGACTTGATGAATGTGGAGCGTCCCAAACGCCGGTGTAACAATGGGCGAAATAGCCTTTGCTAAATACGCAATAAACGTAGCGCGTTCAGCTTCAGTAGCTGGCCTACACGCACGTTCACGGGATCTTTCGTATGGAAGCGCTACCGCCAGTGTGTCGCGAATAACTTGGAGATCATAGTCGCGCAATTGATACAGCTTGGCAAAAAATGTATCAACATCGTCCCATGGTATCGCCGAGTTGCTTTCCAGCGACTCAGACAGACGCATTAATTCATTGCGATCAGTCGGTGTCAGATTTTCCAGCGGCGGAATCGGACAATGTTCTAGGTCGGCCTTCCGCGAGCGACGGCGTTCGGCTCCGAATTCAGGACTCGTGGCCAGGAGATAATAGAGCCAAATGTCGCTATGCACGAACAGGTGGAGATAGCGAGCAAGCAGTTCCCCATCCGGATGTCCGGCAGCAGAGTAGCCGTTGAAAACTTCGCTGTAGGCTACTTTGTCAAAGCAGAGGAGCGCGCGCCCAACCTCCCGGCTCTCTCCCGGCGATTGCCGGATGAGCGCCAGTGGCGGGTCGTAAATGGTTGGCTTGCGAGGCCGCCACACTAGATCGCGGGTAAACTCACGAAGTCCTGCAGTGTCAACCTTGAACTGAAATAGGTCAGTAGACGTGAGGTTTGGCCGTCCCTTTAGGAAGGAACAATCGCTGAGCCCATCCTGCTTCTCCGCTAATTGATAGCCTTTCCCACTGCGATTCTTGCCGACAACCCGCCTCCAATACTTGGCGAGCGGCTCGCCCACCGCCTTCAACTTCTCGATTACCTCTACATCGAGCATAGTGCCAATCGAAAGCGTCTTCCAAATCCATGGCTTCTTAGTCGCAAGCGCTGTGTCGATCGGCCGGGTGGACTCCGAGTCGATTCGAAACTGGCCCGCTTTGTTTAGCGCCAGGTCGAGCGGAAGCGTCACGAAGTATGTGTGATGGCCTTGTGGAGGCCGCTCGTTGGTGGCGAAAAGCAGCATCCAAGGTTGATTCATCTTCGGCCAAACCAGCGTGTCTGCCAGATTGGTCCCGTTAATAATTCCGTCCACACGAAGCAGGCGGAATATCATCGCCCGTGCCGCGGCTGGGTTTTTCGCCGACTTTAGCAGCAGACGGGCAGGCAAAGCCATACCAATCCGCCCTCCCGGCTTGCACCACTCAATTGAGCGTAGCAAGAATGGCAGGTCCGGATTGTTGTCCGGGAGGACTACTTCTACACTATTATCGTCACCTACTCGTTTTATTATAGATTCGTAAGCGCCCGCCAACCTCTTGCCCATGTTCTTATCGAGGCTAGTCCACGGAGGATTGCTGACAACTATGTCAAATTTACCGTCAAAATTCTTGCCGACGTGTGCACCAAGGCTGCCGAGGGCTTGGGAATCTGTCGATACACCGTCCTCCCGCACGTTATGGAGAACGCGGCCTCGGAGGTTCTTGAACTTCAATTTGTCCGGTGGCTGCGGTTCCGGGTCTAGCTCGACGGCCGTGAGATACAGGCTCAACGCCGCTAATTTGAGCGCAGCCTCGCTGATATCCAAGCCAACGAGTTGCTTCTCGAGAATCTCCCTGATGACAGCCGTATCTGGCCGTTTCTTATCTGCGGCTGCCCTCCACCGCTCGAGATAGAGGCGACGGAACGAAAGAACCAAAAAAACTCCGGCGCCACATGCTGGATCAAGAATCCGGCAGGCCTCAATGTTTGTGATACCTTCCAGCATCTCATTCAGCAACGTCACCGCGATGTTTCGCGGGGTGTACCGCTGGCTGGTCTTCTTAGCCTCTCTCGGCGTCCACTCCCAACACAGCGCCTCGTAAACTTGGCTCAGTAGACCGACGGGGATGTGGGCAAAATCGAATTCTTGCCACTCCCACTTGAGCATCGGCTGATAGCTGTTACCACGTGGCTGGTGCCCTCTGACCACTGCCGACAAATGCCGGAAGACGTCACCACTGGTGACTGTCGCAATACGCTCGAAGAAAGTGGCGTTGCCCCCGTCGGTGAGTGGCAGGAAATCCCCGTTAAAAGTTTTGTCTAACCACGCACAAGTGTTCGCCGAATTCTCTGCGTCTCGAAAACACTCCGTCCAATCTAGCGCCTTAGGGGCGATCTTCGAGAACGAATAGTTGTCTAAAACCCCGCGATCTCGCAAAAATCGAAAAAACAGCGCCCGTCCGACGAGCGATATCGCATCCGGCCGAAGGCTTTCATTCCTGGCGATCTTGCTTGCGGTGTGCTTTATAAGGTTAAACAACCGGCCAAACACAGCATCGCCTGCCCCGAAGTCTTCGCCCTCAGCCATTCCAAACGCGAGCCGGGAGAATAGGGACCGGCCCTCTGTCGAACCCGGTGTATATTCGACCCAGTTCGGCGTTTTGTCAGTTAGGGAGACTGGCGCGACGGTAATCTTGCCGAGATCGATCCGAGCGAGATAAACTCGCTCCCCGCGGCAGGCGAGTTGACGGAAAATAATCGGGATTTCGTCCGGCTCGTCATGGAACAGGTTATTTTTCGGTGATTGCTGCCCAAGCCGTTGCTCATCAACGAAATACAGGACGGGCCGGCCCTGATACTCGGCGACACCGTCAGGTGAAGGCCGGTTCTTGCGGCGAAGCGAATTTAGGGTGAGGTAGTCTTGAAGATCAGGGGAAGGAACTTGCTGTCCGAAAATGCGGACATTGTCCTCGGCTACTCCGTAGCCGAGCAGTTCGTCGCGCAATTGATTTGCTGACCGGGACGGCATGGGGTTAATGTGGTTAAGACATTCATTAGCGACTGCCGGCAACGATAGTCAGGCATCCGGCCACTCCGGATCACTCGCTGGGCGCGCAGTATCTCTCGCATGTGATTTTGCACAGCGCCCCGTTGGAAGTCCAGGTGGTTCCGGCTTTTCCGTGAAAGAGCGGACGTACTCAGGCCATCCCGCCGGCACAGATTGCCGCGTATTACGGCGGCGCGAAAGATAGATAGGGTCGAATCGCTGAAAATCACAGGCAGTAACGGCCGGACCGCTGGCATTAATGCGTATGTTGCGCGCAGTTGTAATATTCATCACCTCCTTCTCCTCGTGCCCAGTCCTCCAGTCTGACTTTTGTTCGAGAGGTAGGGTACGAGGGTGCCAGTCAATCGGTTCCCTGGTTCCCACCTACCCCTTTGCGATTGGAGTCCCAGGTCGAATGAAACAGTCACGGTTACTGTCCTTGCGCATTCCTTCGGAATTGGGCGAGGTCTGGTAAACGAGCACCGGAACCAAGCAGATCAGTGGGTGAACACGTCGAACATCCGGAGCGCCAACGGCCAGCGGAAGAACAGCGCGGCACCAACCAGCGCGATGCCGGCAGCGCCGGCCAGGTACGCGCCGGCCACCAGGTCGCGGGGGTAAAGGGGACGGTCGAACACGGTGGAGGTCCTCGACGGGCGAAGAAGCTATCTGAGAGCCGGTGCGGGCGCCCGCACCGGGTTGAAGCGGACCACTCAGCGCGGCGTCGGGCACCGACCGTTCGAGCAACTCGGCACTGCGCCTGCCGGAATCACGTACTGCTGCGGGAACGCGTACTGCGGCACGGTCGGGCACGATCCACCCGAGCAGCTCGGCGCCGTCGATGTCCTCGACCAGGCCGCCGGCGAGCTGCTCGGCACGGGCACCGCCGCGGCACCCGGAATGCGCTCGTAAGCGCCCCGTGCGGTGCGCCGCAGCGGGAACCCCTCGCGGTCCCAGCATTCGGCTTCCACGGCCTTCGCGGGGGCCTTTTCCGGGTCCTTTGCCGGCGCCTCCTTCAGCGACTTCCCGCAGTGGGGGCAGGTCTCGCAGTCACACACGGGCGGGGTGGTCGCGCGGATCTCCCAACTCAGCGGCTTCGGCGCGGGCTTGTCCCCGGCGGGCTTCGGCGCGGGCCGGTCGATCTTCTTGGCCGCGCTGTCGATGGCGCTCTTGAGTGCCCCATCTTCGACCGGGCAGGCCATCACGGTATGAACGAACAACGTCCCATCGACGGGGTAGCCGACTACCGCGGCAGGACCGGTCACGTCGTCGAGCACGTCGGTGCGCGCCACCACCGCTCCCGGGGCCGGGTGCGGCTCTTTGCACCCCACGAACACCACCAGCGGCCGGGACTGCTCCGCGGCAACGCGGTAGCCGGTCGCGTAATCCTTCGGCGCTGCCAGCCGCGGGGCCGGTGCGATCACGGGCGCGGGGCGGCCCGCCAGAGCCAAGGCCACACGTGCCTTGCGGTCGCGGTCGGAGTCGGGTTCCGCTCCGAAAATGGAGCTGGTCAGGGTGATCAGAAGTGCGGCGCTGAGCGCCACTCGGCATACGGTTCGCATGTCCAGGTCTCCACAGTGAGGAAGCGGACCTGAACCGGCGGGGTGGATCAGACCCCGCCGGTTCTTCGTTATGCAATCACCACGCCAGCGCGAAAGTGTCTAGCGCCGGCGCGCGGTGTCGTTCTTGCGTGCGAATGATCCAGTCGATCGGGACTCGCCGCGCGGGAAACCCCTGCACATCGGAAAGGGCGAAGCTATCCCCCTGGCGGACCATCCGATCGGCCACAGCCTCATCGATCCAGAACGCGGCCCGGGGCTGATCCTCGGGCCACACCGGGCCGCCGTGGGCCGAATCGCCCCACGAGTTCAGGCAGAGCACACCGGGCCGGCTGCCATTGCGCCACGCGATGAAGCACATCGCGTGCGGCCAGGTGCCCCGCGGCGTGCAGAACCCCTGCGCATCCCGGGTGCCCACCGAGCCGTCGCGGTTGTCGAACCCCACGTCACTGCACACCACCACCGGATAGCCCTGAGCGATGGCGCGCTTCACGTCGGCGGCGCTCTTCACCAGCGCCGCGCCTTTTACCGGATGTTGTCGGGCAACCGCGCTCACCTCGGCAGGGATGCCGCGCGCGCCCCACTCGCGGGCGCGGGCCGGGCTGAACGTGGTCAGGTCCGTGGAACCGATCCGCTCCATCGGCGCGATGCCGCCCACCCGACCCACGTACTCGCACGCCCACCGCCCGAGCGACCCATCCCCGCGGATCTGGCCCTTGCCCACGTCGATGCGTGAGCCGGCATAAACCACCTCGACGCTCACCGGCTTCCACTCAAAGCTCGCGCCCTGGGCGATGGCCGTTGCCTGGACCGTGTCGCACCCGTGCTTCGTGGCGGCCCCGACGCAACAGCCCACGCTGCCTTGGTTGACGTTGGGGTATGCGGTGTCAGGCAGTTTGGCGGCCTTGCGCACCGCGCGGAATAGGAACACGTCGTCATCGCCCAGCGCGGCCCGACCGGCGGGCGTCTGCTCGAAGTGCAGCGTTTTCGTCTGATCCAGGTTCCGCTCGATCACGTCCGGATCGCGAACCCACCCGGTCGGCTTCTCGAACTCATCGAGCCGCTCGCTTGGCGCGGGCGTCGGCACCTCAACCCGCTTCTCGATCTCGCGCACACGCTCGGGCGCGACCTGCACCCCGACGCCGGTGCCTAGCACCAGCGGGAGGATGATTTTCAAGGCCAGAATTGCCAGCCGGCGGAGCCGCTCGCGGCGCTCCGGGTTCAGTTGCGCGTCATTACTCATTCGGCTACCTCGTTGGGGTGGGGCGTGCTGGTACGTTTCGTGAGCGGGGCTGCTCACTTCGCGAGGTCTTCGAGGTGAGCGGCCAGCTTCCGGAACAAGTCGGCCGCGCCCGCCCGCTGGTCGCTGGTCAACTCCCCGTCGGTGGTGGGCAAGACCGCGGCCAGCTCGACGGCCACCACCTGGCGGACCTCGCGCAGCGCCGCCTCTCCGATCAGGGCCGCCGCCGCCTCCTTGAGCTTCAGCCGCAACGCGCCGGCGGTG belongs to Gemmata obscuriglobus and includes:
- a CDS encoding HsdM family class I SAM-dependent methyltransferase, with protein sequence MRDELLGYGVAEDNVRIFGQQVPSPDLQDYLTLNSLRRKNRPSPDGVAEYQGRPVLYFVDEQRLGQQSPKNNLFHDEPDEIPIIFRQLACRGERVYLARIDLGKITVAPVSLTDKTPNWVEYTPGSTEGRSLFSRLAFGMAEGEDFGAGDAVFGRLFNLIKHTASKIARNESLRPDAISLVGRALFFRFLRDRGVLDNYSFSKIAPKALDWTECFRDAENSANTCAWLDKTFNGDFLPLTDGGNATFFERIATVTSGDVFRHLSAVVRGHQPRGNSYQPMLKWEWQEFDFAHIPVGLLSQVYEALCWEWTPREAKKTSQRYTPRNIAVTLLNEMLEGITNIEACRILDPACGAGVFLVLSFRRLYLERWRAAADKKRPDTAVIREILEKQLVGLDISEAALKLAALSLYLTAVELDPEPQPPDKLKFKNLRGRVLHNVREDGVSTDSQALGSLGAHVGKNFDGKFDIVVSNPPWTSLDKNMGKRLAGAYESIIKRVGDDNSVEVVLPDNNPDLPFLLRSIEWCKPGGRIGMALPARLLLKSAKNPAAARAMIFRLLRVDGIINGTNLADTLVWPKMNQPWMLLFATNERPPQGHHTYFVTLPLDLALNKAGQFRIDSESTRPIDTALATKKPWIWKTLSIGTMLDVEVIEKLKAVGEPLAKYWRRVVGKNRSGKGYQLAEKQDGLSDCSFLKGRPNLTSTDLFQFKVDTAGLREFTRDLVWRPRKPTIYDPPLALIRQSPGESREVGRALLCFDKVAYSEVFNGYSAAGHPDGELLARYLHLFVHSDIWLYYLLATSPEFGAERRRSRKADLEHCPIPPLENLTPTDRNELMRLSESLESNSAIPWDDVDTFFAKLYQLRDYDLQVIRDTLAVALPYERSRERACRPATEAERATFIAYLAKAISPIVTPAFGTLHIHQVKSPAEKGKFSSPFDVLFLTTKASNAANLDLILNGGYRLMEEILQIADETGATQIIHTESSGLVVGIFNHFRYWTISRARLLAGDIIRLHLDAITG